A single genomic interval of Brevibacillus brevis harbors:
- a CDS encoding 5' nucleotidase, NT5C type → MKPDKILTIGIDIDGTVTSPSSIVPLMNESFGRDLRYEDCVEYNLANVYQITEAEFEMWLDQNGERLYDGAPVHGIADQVLRDWFTSHKLVYISAREDRHRNVTLQWFARYNIPHHEVDLIGSHDKLSAARKWGVDLFLEDRLENALQLSEALQIPVFLFDTPYNQASLPPLVHRVTSWEEVAQKVNELFPATTSV, encoded by the coding sequence ATGAAACCAGACAAAATCCTAACCATTGGCATTGATATTGACGGTACAGTCACATCACCTAGCAGTATTGTTCCGTTGATGAATGAAAGCTTTGGAAGAGATTTACGATATGAAGATTGTGTGGAGTACAATTTAGCCAACGTGTATCAAATCACGGAGGCAGAGTTTGAAATGTGGCTGGATCAAAACGGGGAGCGCCTTTATGATGGTGCGCCTGTTCACGGAATTGCCGATCAGGTTTTGCGCGATTGGTTTACCTCCCACAAGCTGGTATATATAAGTGCTCGTGAGGATCGTCACCGCAATGTGACCTTGCAATGGTTTGCTCGCTACAATATCCCTCATCATGAAGTGGATTTGATTGGGAGCCACGACAAACTGTCAGCTGCTCGCAAATGGGGCGTGGACCTTTTTTTGGAGGATCGTTTGGAGAACGCTTTGCAATTGTCAGAAGCGCTGCAAATTCCTGTGTTCTTGTTTGACACTCCGTACAATCAAGCTTCCCTTCCCCCGCTTGTTCATCGTGTCACTTCTTGGGAAGAGGTTGCCCAAAAAGTCAACGAGCTTTTTCCGGCCACGACAAGCGTATAG
- a CDS encoding DUF84 family protein — MDYHIFRYALGTKNEAKRLAVQKATGTEPFCISVPSGVAAQPMSEEETITGAINRAKAARSQTPEADIGLGLEGGLMYDEQFTKQWYLISICTAWNGSELFIGKGLAFPIPNQAVHRIQQEQIELSTIIDEWGETVGSNHRGGAYSLLTDNRVRRSDVFCDAVIAAITPFVSSLYK; from the coding sequence TTGGATTATCATATTTTTCGCTATGCACTCGGAACGAAAAATGAAGCAAAACGTCTCGCTGTACAAAAAGCAACCGGAACGGAACCTTTCTGCATATCTGTCCCCTCGGGCGTAGCGGCTCAGCCGATGAGTGAAGAAGAAACGATTACAGGAGCGATCAATCGAGCAAAAGCTGCACGTAGTCAAACCCCAGAAGCAGACATTGGGTTAGGCTTGGAAGGCGGACTGATGTACGATGAGCAGTTTACAAAGCAGTGGTATTTGATTTCTATCTGCACAGCCTGGAATGGAAGTGAGCTATTTATTGGAAAGGGGTTGGCGTTTCCCATCCCGAATCAAGCCGTTCACCGAATCCAGCAGGAGCAAATTGAGCTCAGTACCATCATAGATGAATGGGGGGAAACCGTCGGCAGTAATCATCGCGGCGGCGCCTATTCCCTCTTAACGGATAATCGTGTTCGTCGTTCCGATGTGTTTTGTGACGCCGTTATCGCAGCGATTACGCCTTTCGTCTCCTCCTTGTATAAATAG
- a CDS encoding SDR family NAD(P)-dependent oxidoreductase, with translation MPFTVEINTLHKKEVDDMPTPRIVVITGASGGLGLALTRLHLEKGDCVIATSRKAINEELVLLQNAYPNHLHYYPVDVSSNEDIRQFAAWVHIRFERCDFLYNNAGMAIFEPLIEMRVEELEETLRTNISGVLYTTRAFLPMMLQQKQGRIITVASLAGQVATAKAAVYAASKAAVIRFSEGLRHELQGTGIAVTCAMPGPIDTPFLDKADKTGSYRSKVSRYLLTPEQTARAIYRAAEAKRPEVAMPFRLHALSRIYFLLPQWLKHLISPLLNRK, from the coding sequence TTGCCATTCACAGTGGAAATCAATACTCTACACAAGAAAGAAGTGGATGACATGCCGACTCCCCGTATTGTCGTCATCACCGGGGCTTCTGGTGGCCTTGGTCTAGCTTTGACACGACTTCATCTGGAAAAAGGAGATTGTGTCATTGCCACGAGTCGCAAAGCCATCAACGAGGAACTCGTTTTGTTACAAAACGCTTATCCGAATCATCTCCATTATTACCCGGTAGACGTCAGCAGCAACGAAGACATTCGGCAGTTCGCTGCATGGGTACATATCCGTTTTGAACGTTGCGATTTTCTTTACAACAATGCCGGGATGGCCATCTTTGAACCGCTGATTGAAATGCGCGTAGAGGAGCTGGAAGAAACACTGCGAACAAATATTTCCGGCGTTCTCTACACGACCCGTGCCTTTTTGCCGATGATGCTTCAACAAAAGCAAGGTCGTATTATCACGGTTGCCTCACTTGCCGGTCAGGTCGCAACAGCGAAAGCTGCTGTATATGCAGCCAGCAAAGCAGCCGTCATCCGCTTTAGTGAAGGGTTGCGCCACGAACTGCAAGGCACTGGAATTGCTGTGACGTGTGCAATGCCTGGGCCGATCGACACACCCTTTTTGGATAAGGCAGACAAAACGGGTAGCTATCGCAGCAAAGTGAGTCGGTATTTGTTGACACCGGAACAAACGGCAAGGGCTATTTATCGAGCGGCGGAAGCAAAGCGTCCAGAGGTTGCCATGCCATTCCGTTTGCATGCGCTCTCCCGCATTTACTTCCTATTGCCTCAGTGGCTAAAACACCTCATCTCACCTCTCCTCAATCGGAAGTGA
- a CDS encoding DUF1540 domain-containing protein — MPAVKCSVANCEYWAQGNLCSAEEIMVEIDAHATVNLKEEFAGEYGQNTQHQDQAKTSSETCCLTFKPKTSEKK, encoded by the coding sequence ATGCCAGCAGTAAAATGTTCTGTAGCAAACTGTGAGTACTGGGCGCAGGGCAACCTTTGCAGCGCCGAAGAGATCATGGTAGAGATTGACGCACATGCTACCGTAAACCTGAAAGAAGAATTCGCAGGTGAGTACGGTCAAAACACGCAGCATCAGGATCAGGCGAAGACATCTTCTGAGACCTGTTGTCTGACGTTCAAGCCGAAGACCTCCGAAAAGAAATAA
- the dapF gene encoding diaminopimelate epimerase: protein MKFTKLHGLGNDYVYVNCFEEDLSGVDLPELARRVSDRNFGIGGDGLILIMPSERADFRMRVFNNDGSEAKNCGNGLRCVSKYVYDHGLTQQTTFTVETLGGNVTPVVSLGTDGKVDQITIDMGEPRFERAAIPMTGIPEEQVREEVIEVGGTAFTMTAVSMGNPHAIFFVDEVKEEDVRHYGPMIEYHEWFPERTNVEFIQILNQEEILFRVWERGSGVTLACGTGACAAAVASHLSGKTGRKVTVHLAGGDLFIEWKEADNRVYMTGPATEVFSGKYLGEIPFK, encoded by the coding sequence ATGAAATTTACAAAGCTGCATGGCTTGGGTAATGATTACGTTTACGTCAACTGTTTTGAGGAAGACTTGTCGGGTGTAGATTTACCCGAATTGGCAAGAAGGGTGAGCGATCGGAATTTTGGCATTGGGGGCGATGGACTGATCCTCATTATGCCATCTGAGCGAGCAGACTTTCGCATGCGGGTATTTAACAATGATGGCAGCGAAGCAAAAAATTGCGGAAACGGATTGCGTTGTGTGAGTAAGTACGTATACGATCACGGTTTGACTCAGCAAACAACGTTTACCGTGGAGACGTTGGGAGGGAACGTTACTCCTGTCGTATCGCTTGGAACAGACGGTAAGGTCGATCAAATAACGATAGATATGGGAGAGCCTCGTTTTGAGCGAGCAGCAATTCCGATGACAGGCATTCCAGAAGAGCAAGTGCGAGAAGAGGTAATCGAAGTTGGTGGAACTGCGTTTACGATGACTGCTGTTTCGATGGGTAATCCTCATGCTATCTTTTTCGTGGATGAAGTGAAGGAAGAAGATGTTCGTCACTACGGACCGATGATCGAGTATCATGAATGGTTTCCTGAACGAACCAACGTCGAATTTATCCAAATATTGAATCAGGAGGAAATTCTTTTCCGTGTATGGGAGAGGGGATCAGGTGTCACGCTTGCCTGTGGGACAGGAGCTTGCGCTGCTGCAGTAGCTTCCCACTTAAGTGGAAAGACCGGTAGAAAAGTCACTGTTCACCTGGCAGGAGGCGATCTCTTTATTGAATGGAAGGAAGCGGATAACCGCGTCTATATGACGGGGCCGGCTACTGAAGTTTTTTCTGGTAAGTATTTGGGGGAGATCCCATTTAAATAA
- a CDS encoding cysteine desulfurase family protein: MIYLDNSATTRPHPQVIETVRRAMESYYGNPSSLHQKGVEAENVLKQARKVAAQYLGCKESEVIFTSGGTESNNTAIKGIAFQYQNRGKHIITTQVEHPAVYDVCKQLEGLGFTVTYLPVDREGRVSVEAVQKAMRPDTILVSVMHVNNELGTIQPILEIGQWLKQFPKVLFHVDAVQGIGKVPLRIKDSGIDLLSVSAHKFYGPRGVGILYKREGLIIHPLMMGGGQEAGVRSGTENLPAIAGMAKAIRILEELGSVEMIRLQTLNQQLREGIATIEGCIVNTPEANTAPHIMNLSVPGVKAEVLLHALEEKGFLISTKSACSSKVNEPSRVLTAIGIERDCALSSLRVSLGRENTAEDIQQFVKALEECVSVLRTYIKQQPAPAHRK; the protein is encoded by the coding sequence GTGATTTACTTGGACAACAGTGCGACTACCCGGCCTCATCCTCAAGTGATTGAAACCGTTAGACGCGCGATGGAAAGCTACTATGGAAACCCGTCTTCTTTGCATCAAAAAGGTGTAGAGGCGGAAAATGTACTAAAGCAGGCGCGAAAGGTTGCCGCTCAGTATTTGGGCTGTAAAGAAAGTGAAGTTATTTTTACTTCAGGTGGCACGGAAAGCAATAATACGGCGATCAAGGGTATAGCCTTTCAATATCAAAACAGAGGGAAACATATTATTACGACGCAGGTAGAGCATCCGGCTGTTTACGATGTTTGCAAACAGTTGGAAGGTCTTGGGTTTACTGTGACGTATCTGCCGGTCGATCGTGAAGGCCGCGTATCGGTAGAAGCTGTTCAGAAAGCAATGCGTCCGGATACGATTCTCGTTTCGGTCATGCATGTGAACAACGAGCTAGGAACCATTCAACCGATCTTGGAAATCGGACAATGGTTGAAGCAATTCCCGAAAGTCTTGTTTCACGTCGATGCAGTCCAAGGAATTGGGAAAGTTCCTTTGCGCATCAAGGATTCTGGGATCGATCTGTTGAGCGTCTCTGCTCACAAGTTTTATGGCCCCAGAGGAGTCGGTATTTTGTATAAACGGGAAGGCTTGATCATTCACCCGTTGATGATGGGTGGAGGTCAAGAAGCCGGTGTTCGCTCAGGAACGGAAAACCTCCCAGCCATCGCTGGTATGGCAAAAGCAATCCGGATTCTAGAAGAACTGGGCAGCGTCGAGATGATCAGGCTGCAAACCTTGAATCAACAGCTTCGTGAAGGGATTGCAACAATTGAAGGCTGTATAGTGAATACTCCGGAAGCGAATACGGCTCCCCATATTATGAACTTGTCAGTACCAGGAGTAAAAGCGGAAGTCCTGTTGCATGCTTTGGAGGAAAAAGGCTTTCTGATATCCACCAAGTCCGCATGCTCATCCAAAGTCAATGAGCCGAGCAGAGTTCTGACTGCGATCGGCATCGAGCGGGATTGCGCGTTATCGTCTCTGCGGGTCAGTCTGGGCCGGGAAAATACAGCGGAGGATATTCAGCAGTTTGTGAAGGCGTTAGAGGAATGCGTCAGTGTGCTTCGTACTTATATAAAACAACAACCTGCCCCCGCTCATAGAAAATAG
- a CDS encoding MFS transporter: MKELWRQRSFRWYWLGMFLSSLGDQFGWMGLTWFVMNKTGSPAAMGGVVLAYMLPAVFAGLVAGVLLDRFDRRKLIMMDNVARGVIFIALIVLLQIDQVPLFVIYVLIVIAGILSPLSTAGAQTLLPRIVSDKNQLVKANGVMETQWQIVYMFGPALAGVLIGLIGEAYVLLIDAASFFVCAFCFSRLPRELTKSANPTTIAKGQMGAFFRSLLSDMRTGYRYIFGRKQLIILVFFTFLFNMSYGPIEIALPLYANQDLAGGSVALGMLWSSLAVGALLGSLFFSTVTWKLPLGSTLAGIIVAWGLTTLPIALFSRLEIAMASMVVAGFCFAPYNIMYRSYLQKQVPDALLGRVLTSVRTITGTGMPAGAAVSGFLIPFLGVQGIIGAGAAVCIIFGLLAFGALKNLEDSSSLPIEER; this comes from the coding sequence TCTGGGGGATCAGTTTGGCTGGATGGGCTTGACATGGTTTGTCATGAATAAAACAGGCTCACCTGCTGCGATGGGGGGCGTCGTTCTTGCGTATATGCTCCCTGCTGTTTTTGCTGGTTTAGTAGCGGGAGTTTTGCTGGATCGGTTTGATCGACGCAAGCTCATCATGATGGACAATGTGGCGAGAGGAGTCATTTTTATAGCGTTGATCGTATTATTGCAGATCGATCAAGTTCCGCTATTTGTGATATACGTGCTGATTGTGATTGCAGGAATCCTTTCTCCGTTGAGCACAGCTGGGGCGCAGACTTTGTTGCCGAGAATCGTCTCGGACAAAAATCAATTGGTCAAAGCGAATGGCGTGATGGAAACGCAATGGCAAATTGTTTATATGTTTGGACCGGCACTCGCGGGTGTTTTAATCGGATTGATTGGGGAAGCTTATGTTCTGTTGATCGATGCGGCCAGCTTTTTTGTATGTGCTTTTTGCTTCTCCCGGCTGCCTCGAGAGCTTACGAAAAGTGCGAATCCTACAACGATTGCAAAAGGTCAAATGGGAGCGTTCTTTCGTTCTCTCTTGAGTGACATGCGGACAGGGTATCGCTACATATTTGGACGAAAGCAATTGATTATTTTGGTTTTCTTTACGTTTTTGTTTAACATGTCGTACGGCCCCATTGAAATTGCACTACCCCTGTATGCGAATCAGGATTTGGCAGGAGGATCTGTTGCGTTAGGAATGCTGTGGTCTTCTTTGGCAGTTGGGGCATTACTGGGCTCTCTCTTTTTCTCGACGGTTACGTGGAAACTTCCATTGGGTTCGACGCTAGCGGGGATTATCGTGGCGTGGGGATTGACCACATTGCCGATCGCATTATTCTCGAGGTTGGAGATCGCAATGGCTTCGATGGTTGTGGCAGGCTTTTGCTTCGCTCCTTATAACATCATGTATAGAAGCTATCTGCAAAAGCAGGTGCCCGATGCTCTCTTGGGGCGGGTATTGACCAGTGTTCGCACGATTACGGGGACAGGAATGCCCGCGGGAGCGGCTGTCTCTGGCTTCCTCATACCCTTCTTGGGCGTTCAAGGGATCATTGGAGCCGGAGCAGCCGTATGTATCATTTTCGGTCTCCTTGCATTCGGAGCATTGAAAAACTTGGAGGATTCCTCATCACTTCCGATTGAGGAGAGGTGA